Proteins found in one Micropterus dolomieu isolate WLL.071019.BEF.003 ecotype Adirondacks linkage group LG12, ASM2129224v1, whole genome shotgun sequence genomic segment:
- the LOC123980786 gene encoding uncharacterized protein LOC123980786 — protein sequence MNFPLITALILCSLSWISVSVSETQTVEVQLGEEVTLSCSKTSPSDSLTLWFRVINRTEARCVSTMSSSNSDPFYCDGFKKEKFNMSSNISTVSLKMKTVDISDSGLYFCGFYIEGRVNFRVIHLNVEGSDESHDDVDRKSKKSITKLMSVILGGLTVFLVMVIICLVVKIGKLQKAASVEENPQQHANLGSDDLNYAAVNFSAKARRREVEPNVVYSATR from the exons ATGAACTTCCCTTTGATAACAGCTTTAATTCTCTGCAGCCTCA GCTggatctctgtctctgtttctgagACTCAGACTGTGGAGGTCCAGCTTGGTGAAGAGGTCACACTGTCGTGCTCTAAGACGTCCCCATCTGACTCTTTGACGTTATGGTTCAGAGTGATCAACAGAACCGAGGCCAGATGTGTCTCCACTATGAGCAGCTCTAACAGTGATCCTTTCTACTGTGatggatttaaaaaagaaaaatttaacaTGAGCTCCAACATCTCCACTGTCTCTCTCAAAATGAAGACAGTGGATATTTCTGACTCTGGGTTGTATTTCTGTGGATTTTACATAGAGGGACGGGTGAATTTCAGAgtgatacatttaaatgttgaag GCAGTGACGAATCGCATGATGACGTTGACAGAAAGTCTAAAA AGTCAATAACAAAGCTGATGAGTGTGATCCTGGGCGGTCTGACTGTTTTCCTAGTAATGGTCATCATCTGTCTGGTTGTTAAAATTGGGAAACTTCAGAAAG CTGCCAGTGTAGAAGAGAATCCACAACAGCATGCG AACCTGGGCTCTGATGACCTGAACTACGCAGCAGTGAATTTCAGTGCAAAAGCAAGAAGAAGAGAAGTGGAGCCCAATGTTGTGTATTCTGCTACTAGATAG